GCAAGGCGTCGCTCTCGGGACGGTCTTCGCCCCAGACCGCCTGCTCCAGCGCTTCGCGCGGCACGATGCGCGGCGCCGCCGCCATCAGGCAGCGCAGCAGTATGTAGCCAGTCCTGGTGAGGGACACCCTGGCGCCGTCGCGCGACGCTTCCTGCTGGTCCGGATCGAACACCAGCCCGCCGAAGCGCAGGACGCGGCTGATGGCATGCTGCCCCCCCGCCCGCCGCGCCAGCGCCTTCAGGCGCACGTCGAGTTCGACCAGCGAGAACGGCTTGACCAGGTAGTCGTCGGCGCCGCTGTCGAAACCCGCCACCTTGTCGAGCAGGCTGTCGCGCGCGGTCAGCATCAGCACCGGCGCGGGGCTGTGCAGTTCGGCGCGCAGCTTCTGGCACAGTTCCAGGCCACTCAGGCCCGGCAGCATGACGTCGAGGACGATCACGTCATAGGTGTTTTCGGATGCCAGCGCAAGGCCGCCATAGCCGTTGCGGGCCGAATCGACGGTATAGCCCTTGGGCTCCAGAAAGCCGTACAGGTTGGCCAGGATGTCGGGATTGTCTTCGACGATGAGGATGCGCATGCGTTCATTGTAAGGTGAAATGGCGCGCGCCCCGGCACGGCCAGGGCGCAGCGGATCGTTCCCGGACCGGGCGGTCTAGCGCGGCCGGTAGCGTTGTTCGCGATAGAGCAGCGACGGCAGCATGACGTGCGCCATCGCCCGCTCGACATGGCTTCGGCTCGGAGCGCCGCTGCCGGGATCGAACACGCCGCTGGCGGCGTCGTAGCGCGCCGCCAGCGGCGACTGGCCGGGCCGCAGCACGGTGGCGTCCGCGCCTTCCAGGTAGGCGAAATAATCGTTGAACTGGATGAGCG
This portion of the Telluria beijingensis genome encodes:
- a CDS encoding response regulator transcription factor; amino-acid sequence: MRILIVEDNPDILANLYGFLEPKGYTVDSARNGYGGLALASENTYDVIVLDVMLPGLSGLELCQKLRAELHSPAPVLMLTARDSLLDKVAGFDSGADDYLVKPFSLVELDVRLKALARRAGGQHAISRVLRFGGLVFDPDQQEASRDGARVSLTRTGYILLRCLMAAAPRIVPREALEQAVWGEDRPESDALRTHIHALRQAVDKPFDTPLVHTIPGVGYRLALPDAQG